Proteins encoded by one window of Aulosira sp. FACHB-615:
- a CDS encoding pentapeptide repeat-containing protein produces MNLSIRQWLAERQIEISQIREFSLGQLAGVAYRIVQDMEVKSLAPLDVCTLAEVLELPLGSVWQDIKLIARLTESLLRSLSEKKALKRNEGTWLAFHIAYLYALHQIIQQEVSLKKPWLNRAMISSQGEILQEIIGKLSLQDVQLQGLLKTLTQGKLTDTQAEQALSVVADSLLVQQMNNATIAWLIANGAEDLEAKLLTQRLTHSLSGYLLKVVAENAPQLAQLQKFFQLGSTSNIAPSESGNLGAAKNSSVGDKIDLCRENYRVFLLKNLSQPLFIESFALKDIYITLKGLVVNTNTPSVDIKKWAQEQLADSENIAVIAAEPGYGKTSFCQIWAAEVARELYPNWMPVIIRLRDIKYGQTLAETLNSGFALNAQTNLSNWLEQEQPRCLLLLDGLDELPAANLGIRAKTIFIQQLMALQAKGKHKIILTSRKNALEEIEPDILSQLPQIIIQPLEQEQLKQWFQQWAMLQSLPVAQNFFTFLKQSGLFISNSKFPELSALVRQPLLLYLLGILHRDALIDDEIWQLAQSPSTTKVVWEIYHRLSRWLLGYPVTGGIKTMLLRSGSAHIHRTQEAIANLLSGCHPQDLLNQIQAIALQILHSDRYQIHLTETSPPPTLPAFYFKTSPAALSEKLRAGVSPVEQTSVTQHSALLTEFSHPKLGEYLCAEAIAYQLKILTQQQKDDYGILIFSLDSPQSVAQHLYKLLGYGVLTTEIKQLVIETLLHQPQSDFSLDLLLQRLELFWRGYCQGRWLNEGIAHQAWNYFHTLGNPINVEQINASVGINVFLLLSAGYRFTKVAFSPCGNPQNVAEFYPEVLTMLMGKAAILSHSVWLKRILPQSLTQLNLSGASLLQVMLVKANLEQTNLINANLSYANLTNANLSYANLTNANLSYANLTNADLSYANLTGANLTGANLSSINLENVNLVNACLFDAILTAADREIATMNGAVFSLEQFYTLKKLLSQTSVMSSSDRGDQTAAWLSDTNIGTIDDSQAEPITSVGLYDDDDDVEDETVFSVNPSDYD; encoded by the coding sequence ATGAACCTCAGTATCAGGCAATGGTTGGCAGAACGCCAGATTGAAATCAGTCAAATTCGAGAATTTTCCCTTGGTCAATTGGCGGGTGTAGCCTACCGCATTGTCCAAGATATGGAAGTTAAAAGCCTTGCACCACTTGATGTCTGTACTTTAGCCGAGGTTTTAGAACTACCTCTGGGTTCTGTTTGGCAAGATATCAAGCTGATTGCGCGACTAACAGAAAGTTTGTTGCGTAGTCTCAGTGAAAAAAAGGCCTTAAAACGTAACGAAGGCACATGGCTGGCGTTTCACATTGCTTATCTCTATGCTTTACATCAAATCATTCAACAAGAAGTCAGTCTGAAAAAACCTTGGCTGAACCGAGCGATGATTTCCAGTCAAGGAGAAATTTTACAGGAAATTATTGGCAAACTCAGTCTGCAAGATGTACAACTCCAAGGATTATTAAAAACTTTAACCCAGGGAAAGTTAACTGATACCCAAGCAGAACAAGCCTTATCTGTAGTGGCGGATTCTTTATTAGTGCAACAAATGAATAATGCTACTATTGCTTGGTTAATTGCGAATGGTGCAGAAGATTTAGAAGCAAAATTATTAACCCAGCGTTTAACTCATTCCCTGAGTGGATATTTACTCAAAGTTGTGGCGGAAAATGCCCCACAACTGGCACAATTACAAAAATTTTTCCAATTAGGTTCTACAAGTAATATTGCTCCTTCTGAATCAGGTAATTTAGGCGCAGCTAAAAATTCATCTGTAGGGGATAAAATTGATTTATGTCGAGAAAATTATCGCGTATTTTTACTAAAAAATCTCAGCCAACCTTTATTTATCGAGTCTTTTGCCCTTAAGGATATTTATATTACCCTCAAAGGTTTAGTAGTAAATACTAATACTCCATCGGTTGATATCAAAAAATGGGCGCAAGAACAGTTAGCAGATAGTGAAAATATTGCTGTGATTGCGGCCGAACCAGGATATGGTAAAACTAGTTTCTGTCAAATTTGGGCAGCAGAAGTAGCCAGAGAACTTTATCCTAATTGGATGCCGGTGATTATTCGCTTGCGGGATATTAAATATGGTCAAACTTTAGCAGAAACTTTGAATTCTGGTTTTGCTTTGAATGCTCAAACTAACTTAAGTAATTGGTTAGAACAAGAACAACCGCGCTGTTTGTTACTGCTTGATGGTTTGGATGAATTACCTGCTGCTAATTTAGGGATAAGAGCCAAGACAATTTTTATTCAGCAGTTAATGGCGTTGCAAGCTAAAGGTAAACATAAAATTATTTTAACTAGTCGCAAAAATGCTTTAGAAGAAATTGAGCCAGATATCTTATCGCAGTTACCACAAATTATTATTCAACCATTAGAACAAGAACAATTAAAACAATGGTTTCAACAGTGGGCAATGTTACAGTCATTACCCGTTGCTCAAAATTTCTTTACCTTCTTAAAGCAATCTGGCTTATTTATCAGTAACTCCAAGTTTCCCGAACTTTCGGCTTTGGTACGTCAACCATTGTTGCTGTATTTACTAGGGATTTTACATCGTGATGCACTTATAGATGATGAAATTTGGCAATTAGCGCAATCACCTAGTACTACTAAAGTAGTGTGGGAAATTTATCATCGCCTGAGTCGTTGGTTATTAGGTTATCCGGTGACTGGCGGGATTAAAACCATGCTATTGCGTTCTGGTTCGGCTCACATTCATCGTACACAAGAAGCGATCGCCAATTTACTTTCTGGTTGTCATCCCCAAGATTTATTAAACCAAATCCAGGCGATCGCTCTCCAAATTTTACACAGCGATCGCTATCAAATTCATCTCACAGAAACTTCCCCTCCCCCTACCTTACCCGCTTTCTACTTCAAAACTTCCCCCGCAGCACTCAGCGAGAAGTTGCGTGCGGGGGTTTCCCCCGTTGAGCAAACTTCGGTGACCCAACACTCAGCACTCCTCACAGAATTTTCTCACCCCAAATTAGGCGAATATCTCTGTGCAGAAGCTATTGCTTATCAACTAAAAATTCTTACCCAGCAGCAAAAAGATGACTACGGAATATTAATTTTTTCTCTTGATTCGCCGCAGAGTGTTGCTCAACATTTATATAAACTTCTTGGTTATGGTGTCCTCACTACAGAAATTAAGCAACTGGTAATTGAAACGTTACTACACCAGCCTCAAAGTGATTTTTCTTTAGATTTATTATTACAACGTCTAGAATTATTTTGGCGTGGTTATTGTCAAGGTCGTTGGTTAAATGAAGGAATAGCGCATCAAGCTTGGAATTATTTTCACACACTCGGCAATCCCATAAATGTTGAGCAAATTAATGCCAGTGTAGGCATAAATGTATTTTTATTATTATCTGCTGGTTATCGCTTTACTAAAGTTGCTTTTTCTCCTTGTGGCAATCCGCAAAATGTTGCTGAATTCTACCCAGAAGTTTTGACAATGCTAATGGGTAAAGCCGCGATTTTATCCCATTCTGTTTGGCTCAAACGCATTCTCCCCCAATCTTTAACTCAACTCAATCTCTCTGGCGCATCCTTGTTACAAGTGATGTTAGTTAAAGCCAATCTAGAGCAGACAAATTTGATTAATGCAAATTTAAGTTATGCCAATTTAACTAATGCAAATTTAAGTTATGCCAATTTAACTAATGCAAATTTAAGTTATGCCAATTTAACTAATGCTGATTTAAGTTATGCCAATTTAACTGGTGCTAACTTGACTGGTGCTAATCTTAGCAGCATTAATCTGGAAAATGTCAATCTTGTCAATGCCTGCTTATTTGATGCCATTCTAACTGCTGCTGACCGCGAAATTGCCACGATGAATGGTGCTGTATTCTCTTTAGAACAGTTCTACACCCTGAAAAAATTACTCTCACAGACATCTGTAATGAGTAGCAGCGACAGAGGCGATCAAACAGCAGCTTGGTTAAGCGATACCAACATCGGCACAATTGACGACTCACAAGCAGAACCAATTACTTCAGTTGGTTTATACGATGATGATGATGATGTAGAAGATGAAACGGTATTTAGTGTGAATCCCAGCGATTATGATTGA
- a CDS encoding Fur family transcriptional regulator: MEKPTIAKKPIRSLEDALDQCQTLGMRVSRQRRFILELLWQANEHLSAREIYDRLNQEGKDIGHTSVYQNLEALSSQGIIECIEHCDGRLYGNISDAHSHVNCLDTNQILDVHIELPEELLRQVEQQTGVKITEYSINFYGYRHPSEDV; the protein is encoded by the coding sequence ATGGAAAAACCAACGATAGCTAAAAAACCAATTCGCTCTCTAGAAGATGCGCTAGATCAGTGTCAAACGCTGGGTATGCGCGTTAGTCGCCAGCGCCGCTTTATTTTGGAACTGCTGTGGCAAGCAAATGAGCATCTATCTGCGAGAGAAATTTACGATCGCCTCAACCAAGAAGGCAAAGACATTGGTCATACCTCTGTATATCAAAACCTAGAAGCTTTATCCAGTCAAGGGATTATTGAATGTATCGAACACTGTGATGGTCGCTTATATGGCAATATTAGCGATGCTCACAGCCATGTCAATTGTCTCGATACTAATCAAATTCTGGATGTACATATAGAATTGCCAGAAGAATTGTTGCGTCAAGTTGAACAACAAACGGGCGTAAAAATTACAGAATATAGTATTAACTTTTATGGCTATCGCCATCCATCAGAAGATGTGTAG
- a CDS encoding FMN-dependent NADH-azoreductase: protein MANILHIDSSPRGERSISRSLSYEFVTSWKDSHPGNTVTYRDLGHYPVPHVDELWIAAAFTPPDARTPELVEAIQLSDSLIDEFLAADRYVFGIPMYNLNIPSTFKAYIDQIVRVGRTFGIDANGYKGLVDSSKKVLIITSRGGTFPPGTPFAAYDYQEPYLRTILGFIGLTDVTFIHADSLNLGDDARQQSLAAAKEAIAQTVASW, encoded by the coding sequence ATGGCAAACATCCTACACATTGATTCTAGTCCTCGTGGTGAACGTTCGATTTCGCGATCGCTCTCTTATGAGTTCGTGACATCCTGGAAAGATTCTCACCCTGGTAATACAGTTACCTACCGGGATTTGGGTCATTATCCTGTCCCCCATGTAGATGAATTATGGATAGCAGCAGCTTTTACACCACCTGATGCACGCACACCCGAACTAGTGGAGGCGATTCAGCTTTCGGATAGTTTAATTGATGAGTTTTTGGCTGCCGATCGCTATGTTTTTGGTATACCAATGTATAACTTGAATATTCCTTCTACTTTCAAGGCTTATATTGACCAAATTGTGCGTGTTGGTCGTACCTTTGGAATTGATGCGAACGGCTATAAAGGTTTAGTGGATAGCAGCAAAAAAGTGTTAATTATTACCTCTCGTGGCGGAACTTTTCCACCAGGTACACCCTTTGCAGCTTACGACTATCAAGAACCTTATCTCCGCACTATTTTGGGTTTTATTGGTCTAACTGATGTCACATTTATCCATGCTGACAGCCTCAACTTAGGTGATGATGCTCGTCAACAATCATTAGCGGCTGCTAAAGAAGCGATCGCGCAGACTGTAGCTAGTTGGTAA
- the ilvD gene encoding dihydroxy-acid dehydratase: MSDNLRSRVVTQGVQRSPNRAMLRAVGFEDADFNKAIVGIANGYSTITPCNMGINKLAQRAEAGIKIAGAMPQIFGTITISDGISMGTEGMKYSLVSREVIADSIETACTGQSMDGVLAIGGCDKNMPGAMLAIARMNIPAIFVYGGTIKPGHYNGRDLTVVSSFEAVGQYSAGKIDETELTAVEQNACPGAGSCGGMFTANTMSSAFEAMGMSLPYSSTMAAEDAEKADSTEKSALVLVEAIRKQLLPRQIITRKSIENAIAVIMAVGGSTNAVLHFLAIASAAGVELTIDDFETIRGRVPVLCDLKPSGRYVATDLHKAGGIPQVMKMLLVHDLLHSDCITITGQTIAEVLADVPNEPSPDQDVIRPWDKPMYAQGHLAVLKGNLATEGAVAKITGVKKPVITGPARVFESEESCLDAILAGKIKAGDVIVIRYEGPKGGPGMREMLAPTSAIIGAGLGDAVGLITDGRFSGGTYGMVVGHVAPEAAVGGAIALVEEGDTITIDAPSRLLQLNISDEELASRRANWQPRPPRYTKGVLAKYAKLVSSSSLGAVTDLGLFDS; encoded by the coding sequence ATGTCGGATAATTTGAGAAGCCGGGTTGTAACACAGGGTGTACAGCGATCGCCAAATCGAGCGATGCTCCGGGCTGTTGGGTTTGAAGATGCCGATTTTAACAAGGCAATTGTCGGTATTGCCAATGGTTACAGCACTATTACCCCTTGCAATATGGGGATAAACAAATTGGCACAAAGGGCAGAAGCTGGTATTAAAATTGCTGGAGCTATGCCGCAAATTTTCGGAACAATTACCATCAGTGATGGTATTTCGATGGGAACGGAAGGGATGAAATATTCCCTGGTATCAAGAGAAGTGATTGCCGATTCCATTGAAACAGCTTGTACTGGACAAAGCATGGATGGCGTATTGGCCATTGGTGGTTGTGATAAAAATATGCCAGGGGCAATGCTGGCGATCGCCCGGATGAATATTCCCGCGATTTTTGTCTACGGTGGTACAATCAAACCCGGACACTACAACGGTCGTGATTTAACTGTAGTCAGTTCCTTTGAAGCGGTGGGACAATACAGTGCTGGCAAAATTGACGAAACTGAATTAACAGCCGTTGAACAAAACGCTTGTCCGGGTGCGGGTTCCTGCGGCGGGATGTTTACAGCTAACACCATGTCTTCGGCATTTGAAGCAATGGGGATGAGTTTACCTTATTCTTCCACAATGGCCGCCGAAGATGCCGAAAAAGCCGACAGTACAGAAAAATCTGCGTTGGTGTTAGTCGAAGCAATTCGCAAGCAATTATTACCACGCCAAATTATCACCCGTAAATCTATAGAAAATGCTATTGCGGTAATTATGGCAGTTGGCGGTTCCACTAATGCAGTATTGCATTTTTTGGCGATCGCCAGTGCGGCTGGTGTGGAATTGACCATCGATGACTTTGAAACTATCCGTGGTCGAGTACCTGTGTTGTGCGATTTAAAACCCAGTGGTAGATACGTCGCTACAGATTTACACAAAGCTGGCGGTATTCCTCAAGTCATGAAAATGCTGCTGGTACATGATTTGCTACATAGTGACTGTATTACCATCACAGGTCAAACCATTGCCGAAGTTCTTGCCGATGTGCCGAATGAACCCAGCCCTGACCAAGATGTGATTCGTCCTTGGGATAAACCGATGTATGCTCAAGGTCACTTGGCAGTTCTCAAAGGTAATCTGGCTACGGAAGGCGCTGTGGCGAAAATTACCGGGGTGAAAAAACCAGTCATCACTGGCCCAGCTAGAGTATTTGAATCGGAAGAATCTTGCTTAGATGCAATTCTGGCAGGCAAAATCAAAGCTGGTGATGTGATTGTGATTCGTTACGAAGGCCCCAAAGGCGGCCCAGGAATGCGGGAAATGTTGGCTCCCACCTCCGCAATTATTGGTGCTGGCTTGGGTGATGCTGTCGGATTAATTACCGATGGCAGATTCTCCGGGGGGACTTACGGGATGGTAGTTGGTCACGTTGCACCAGAAGCAGCTGTGGGTGGAGCGATCGCCTTAGTCGAAGAAGGTGATACTATCACCATTGATGCACCATCACGGCTATTGCAGTTGAATATTTCTGATGAAGAATTAGCCAGTCGCCGTGCTAATTGGCAACCCCGCCCACCTCGTTACACTAAAGGCGTATTGGCGAAATATGCCAAGTTGGTATCTTCCAGCAGCCTTGGTGCAGTGACAGACTTAGGCTTATTTGATAGTTAA
- a CDS encoding phenylacetate--CoA ligase family protein: MNKLVLEPYIWNRKYESMPREELYEVQKNRLIKCVERAYENIPFYKQKLDAIGIHPGHIRSVENISLLPFTTKADLRKQYPFGMFAVQMDSIIRLHASSGTTGKPTVVGYTHNDLNLWSELTARALAASGAEPGIIVQNTYGYSLATGGLGFHYGIERIGATVVPASGSSPQRNLTLLQDFSSGIILSTPSYIYTISEVAEKEGIDLRSLSVAAGIFGAESWSEALRDDIEKRWNIVAYNTYGLSEVIGPGVAHECPHRVGLHIYEDHFIPEIINPETGEQMEEGRYGELVLTTITKEATPLIRYRTGDITRLFYQPCACGRTLTRMDRVKGRINDLIRIKDKTLFPAEIEDVLLRLPGIIPHYQIVIDDNINLIDDIEIWVEVCNSISQEQTLLVELEQQLIFNIEHRLGITAKVKLMPPQSLPRSEGKAKRLVKRSQVNTGL, encoded by the coding sequence ATGAATAAATTAGTTCTTGAACCATACATCTGGAATCGCAAGTATGAATCCATGCCACGGGAAGAATTATATGAAGTACAGAAAAACCGACTAATAAAATGTGTAGAAAGAGCTTATGAAAACATACCCTTTTACAAACAAAAGCTTGATGCTATTGGCATACATCCTGGTCATATTCGGTCTGTAGAAAATATTTCCCTGCTTCCTTTTACGACTAAGGCTGATTTACGCAAACAGTATCCATTTGGAATGTTTGCAGTCCAAATGGATTCAATTATTCGACTTCATGCCTCGTCTGGTACTACTGGCAAACCCACAGTAGTTGGTTATACTCATAACGATTTAAACCTATGGTCGGAACTAACGGCACGAGCATTAGCCGCTAGTGGTGCAGAACCAGGGATTATCGTCCAGAACACTTACGGTTACAGTCTTGCCACTGGTGGGTTAGGTTTTCATTACGGTATTGAACGCATCGGTGCTACAGTAGTTCCGGCTTCTGGCTCCTCACCTCAACGGAATTTAACACTTTTACAAGATTTTAGCAGTGGCATTATATTGAGTACTCCTAGCTACATATACACTATCAGTGAAGTGGCAGAAAAAGAAGGTATTGATTTACGTTCATTGTCTGTGGCTGCGGGGATTTTTGGTGCTGAATCATGGAGTGAAGCATTACGAGATGACATTGAAAAACGTTGGAATATAGTAGCTTATAATACTTATGGACTAAGCGAAGTAATTGGCCCTGGGGTAGCTCATGAGTGTCCTCATCGAGTTGGGTTGCATATTTACGAAGATCACTTTATTCCAGAAATTATTAACCCAGAAACAGGGGAACAAATGGAAGAAGGAAGATATGGAGAGCTTGTATTAACAACCATTACTAAAGAGGCTACACCCCTAATTCGCTACCGAACTGGTGATATTACACGCCTATTTTATCAACCTTGTGCTTGTGGTCGAACTCTGACCCGGATGGATCGTGTTAAGGGTCGTATTAACGATTTAATTAGAATAAAAGATAAAACTTTATTTCCTGCGGAAATTGAGGATGTCTTATTGAGATTACCTGGGATTATACCTCATTACCAGATTGTGATTGACGATAATATCAATTTAATTGATGATATTGAAATTTGGGTTGAAGTTTGTAATTCAATTTCGCAAGAACAAACTTTACTTGTTGAGCTAGAGCAGCAATTAATATTTAACATTGAACATCGTTTAGGGATAACTGCTAAAGTCAAGTTGATGCCACCACAGAGCTTACCTCGTAGTGAAGGAAAAGCCAAGCGTTTAGTTAAGAGAAGTCAAGTTAATACAGGACTTTAA
- a CDS encoding tRNA-dihydrouridine synthase: MFQVSLPQSLHSDLPLTALAPMQDVTNLKFMKVIAHYGKPDYFFTEYFRVNETSRLNPKILASITENDTGCPVFAQMIGESIPDLVRTAKELCGYNIAGVDLNMGCPAPRIYRKQAGGGLLLVPEKVDRILAELRQTVNDRPLSVKMRLGFDNSDTFFQILDIINRHSIDLLSLHGRTVKDRYQGRVNYALIAQAVRHVNCPVLANGNIYSAAQAMSVLDQTGAVGVMVGRWAIGNPWIFHQIRQALRSEPITPVPLTEVRHYIDRLYQTPEAPNIPERARIGYLKLFLNYIALSVDSQGHFLRLMRQAQTEVELFQICDRFLLADPAQTLALAPLITKDLT; encoded by the coding sequence ATGTTCCAGGTATCGCTTCCCCAATCCCTCCACTCAGATTTACCTCTCACTGCCCTTGCACCCATGCAAGATGTGACAAATCTCAAGTTTATGAAGGTCATTGCTCATTACGGCAAACCTGACTACTTCTTCACTGAATATTTTCGCGTCAATGAAACATCACGGCTTAATCCCAAGATTCTGGCATCTATCACAGAAAACGATACTGGTTGCCCTGTTTTTGCTCAAATGATTGGTGAAAGCATTCCTGATTTAGTCCGAACAGCAAAGGAACTCTGTGGTTATAATATCGCTGGAGTTGACTTAAACATGGGTTGTCCCGCACCGAGAATCTACCGTAAACAAGCTGGAGGTGGATTGCTACTTGTGCCAGAAAAAGTAGATCGCATTTTGGCTGAACTCAGACAAACAGTTAATGACCGACCTTTGAGTGTCAAAATGCGCTTGGGCTTTGACAATAGCGATACTTTTTTCCAAATTCTAGATATCATCAATCGCCACAGTATTGATTTGTTGAGTTTACATGGTCGCACGGTAAAAGACAGATACCAAGGCAGGGTAAATTACGCTTTGATTGCCCAAGCGGTCAGACACGTCAATTGTCCCGTCCTGGCTAACGGAAACATCTACTCGGCAGCACAAGCAATGTCGGTGCTTGACCAAACAGGTGCGGTTGGTGTGATGGTAGGCCGTTGGGCAATTGGTAATCCCTGGATTTTTCATCAAATTCGCCAAGCATTGCGCTCTGAGCCAATTACGCCTGTTCCTTTAACAGAAGTACGCCACTACATTGACCGTTTATACCAAACTCCAGAAGCACCCAATATCCCAGAACGAGCGCGTATCGGCTACCTCAAACTATTTCTCAACTACATTGCTCTCAGTGTTGACAGCCAAGGTCATTTCCTGCGGCTAATGCGACAAGCGCAGACCGAAGTTGAACTTTTTCAGATATGCGATCGCTTTTTGTTGGCTGACCCTGCACAGACTTTAGCCTTAGCTCCTTTAATAACCAAAGACTTAACCTGA
- a CDS encoding SDR family oxidoreductase, whose amino-acid sequence MIFANKTIVLTGASAGIGRTLAITLAQQGANLVLAARNQEGLEQTLSACTNYSAEVIAVPTDVTQPEACQQLMEKAIAKFGKIDILINNAGIGMLTCFDEVTDLSIFERVMQVNYLGAVYCTHYALPHLKASRGLLVAISSICGKTGVPTRTGYVASKHAMQGFFDTLRMELQQTGVDVVVISPGFVATDIRQRALGADGKPLGKSPRDESQGNMPVEECVRQIIWAMERRKREHIMTLKGKILPWARLIVPGLVDRITAATIRKTTAT is encoded by the coding sequence GTGATATTTGCTAACAAAACCATTGTTCTCACGGGTGCATCGGCTGGAATTGGCAGAACGCTGGCAATTACATTAGCCCAACAGGGTGCAAATTTAGTTTTGGCTGCTCGCAATCAAGAAGGATTAGAACAAACGCTGAGTGCTTGTACAAATTATTCTGCGGAGGTGATTGCAGTACCAACAGATGTCACTCAACCAGAAGCTTGTCAGCAGTTGATGGAAAAAGCGATCGCTAAGTTTGGAAAGATTGATATCTTAATCAACAATGCCGGCATTGGAATGCTGACTTGCTTTGATGAAGTGACTGATCTTTCAATTTTTGAACGGGTAATGCAAGTTAACTATTTGGGTGCTGTCTACTGTACTCATTATGCCCTGCCCCACTTGAAAGCCAGTCGAGGACTATTGGTGGCAATTTCTTCCATTTGCGGCAAAACAGGTGTACCCACTCGTACAGGTTACGTTGCTAGTAAACATGCTATGCAAGGTTTCTTTGATACATTGCGGATGGAATTGCAGCAAACAGGAGTAGATGTAGTGGTTATTTCGCCGGGTTTTGTCGCCACAGATATTCGCCAACGCGCCTTGGGCGCAGATGGAAAACCATTAGGTAAAAGTCCGCGTGATGAAAGCCAAGGCAATATGCCGGTGGAAGAGTGTGTGCGTCAAATTATCTGGGCAATGGAGCGCCGTAAACGAGAACATATCATGACTTTGAAGGGTAAGATACTACCTTGGGCAAGGCTAATTGTGCCAGGATTGGTTGATCGTATTACTGCTGCTACTATTCGCAAAACAACTGCCACTTAA
- a CDS encoding ATP-binding protein, whose amino-acid sequence MTQQLIKWTFPGKWITGGFGLTLLLMVIICFVSLKNTDEIKSGANRVQQTYQTLNALTNFYGAMTAAESARRGYIFLGSSQDLQRYYHAKADMRSQLQILQKQIHSYGSQEKRLVSLNLLVNQRLSLLEQSIELYQKDKKSMLIQNSITVRSVQIREKILQVMAEIKAEEQTHLQDSLEQSKQSIYFRILIEIFTTFLILIIILGLCIILEKQWIKREQIRALEFSLAQEKKIGDLKIQLFSMISHEFRTPLSIILLSSQLLKESLETLVDEQHLKNIFRIQSSAKIMNHILTDILILTRAEAGQLDFKLQVINLENFCLNLVEDLQIFAKKANMIRFQKRGSIFKANIDEKLLYSILSNLLLNAIKYSNNETAVYLKLKSEAELITFQVIDQGIGIPLAEQHKIYEPFYRCQNVENIAGTGLGLAVVKKCVELHQGEIIVESKVGTGTTFTIMIPQENT is encoded by the coding sequence ATGACTCAGCAATTGATCAAATGGACTTTCCCAGGAAAATGGATTACGGGAGGTTTTGGTTTAACCCTGTTGCTGATGGTAATTATCTGTTTTGTTTCGTTGAAAAACACAGATGAAATCAAATCTGGAGCTAACAGGGTGCAGCAGACATATCAAACTCTCAATGCTTTGACAAATTTCTATGGCGCAATGACCGCCGCAGAATCAGCTAGACGAGGATATATTTTTTTAGGTAGTAGTCAGGATTTGCAGCGTTATTATCACGCAAAGGCAGATATGCGCTCTCAACTGCAAATATTACAAAAACAAATACATTCTTATGGGAGTCAAGAAAAACGATTGGTAAGTTTAAATTTATTAGTCAATCAAAGATTATCTCTGTTAGAGCAATCTATAGAACTTTACCAAAAAGATAAAAAGTCAATGTTAATCCAAAATAGTATTACCGTTAGAAGTGTTCAGATTCGAGAAAAAATCTTGCAGGTCATGGCAGAGATTAAAGCAGAAGAACAAACTCATCTCCAAGATTCGTTAGAACAATCAAAACAAAGTATTTATTTCCGAATTCTTATAGAAATTTTTACAACATTTTTAATTTTAATCATAATTCTTGGCTTATGTATAATTCTGGAAAAGCAATGGATTAAACGTGAGCAAATTAGAGCCTTAGAATTTTCTTTAGCTCAAGAAAAGAAAATAGGTGATTTAAAGATTCAATTATTTTCTATGATTTCTCATGAATTTCGGACACCCTTAAGTATAATTTTACTTTCATCACAGTTATTAAAAGAAAGTCTCGAAACTTTAGTAGATGAACAGCATTTAAAGAATATTTTTCGTATTCAATCTTCTGCTAAAATCATGAATCACATATTAACGGATATATTAATTTTAACGCGAGCCGAAGCAGGTCAATTGGATTTTAAATTGCAAGTGATAAATTTAGAAAATTTTTGTTTAAATTTAGTAGAAGATTTACAGATTTTTGCTAAAAAGGCAAATATGATCCGATTTCAAAAAAGGGGTTCTATTTTTAAAGCCAATATTGATGAAAAGCTCTTGTATTCTATTCTCAGTAATTTGTTATTAAATGCTATCAAATATTCAAATAACGAAACCGCAGTTTATTTAAAATTAAAATCTGAGGCGGAATTGATCACTTTTCAAGTTATTGATCAAGGAATTGGGATTCCATTAGCAGAGCAACATAAAATATATGAGCCTTTTTACCGATGCCAAAATGTTGAAAATATTGCTGGAACAGGGTTAGGGTTAGCAGTTGTCAAAAAATGTGTAGAGCTACATCAAGGAGAAATTATCGTAGAAAGTAAAGTAGGTACAGGTACGACATTTACGATCATGATTCCTCAAGAAAACACATAA